The proteins below are encoded in one region of Pangasianodon hypophthalmus isolate fPanHyp1 chromosome 6, fPanHyp1.pri, whole genome shotgun sequence:
- the n4bp1 gene encoding NEDD4-binding protein 1: MSTTRPFPGMKRVTELTCAVSPGNSRAPAASKLLPEAWTIDEFTVHEGKEAELKCAKSRVEQVFQVAFTIIGLLDHTVGAHGSKASRQIWLQLKGKKEDVSKAKEYVKGLCDPELQKEERYPVDMHCIFAGAGGLFLDHLLRDTSAEVQVLEPGRLRLLGCAEAVVMAQSRVQQFVALFQEKRSLPADREPSVKRTFKNFVEERADKYTMELLLLPSALKEELLGLAQSPTQLSVDLEQDRSQTSTPVTELSNRILVATFEEKSSAKDKASFEDKACSPVPVPDVLVLNGRPTHKRRSSESEQRDTKRQYSLERRDEDQDREKTRDDSQTRTRPPGRMVLDTGDTSDEGEAVSPETNLRCLVNFFRTMGYQQDVVERVVRETGQTEDTFLLLERIVEESHKSQKSQETSTIANPCPSTNSTYTRLKEKERVQGRALTEIKLKENIKVPSSNGWSQKSQTISAASMDNDDDVIEIGRKCRTVGPLDLKSDSRFDYLSRGGSQTVGPIRMEAVTALRSSAMETRPSCSYQTCPRVPLPHTEPSALPKAIPLTGMSRFQQSLRTPYRLVLQDVPGQPDLRHIIIDGSNVAMAHGLHRVFSCRGIAIAVEAFWRRGHREITVFVPQWRQKKDPNITEQHFLNQLEDLRLLSFTPSREVCGQRITSHDDRFLLHLAEKTGGIIVTNDNLRDFVTQSEAWKKIIQERLLQFTFVEDHFMIPDDPLGKHGPLLEHFLRKDSRAVASPLIPPLRMDLKATPSVHAQTHAPLPTQSRSASHWPHSGPPDWHPPRLSSSPPPQRTLSETTELKKKLYDIFPDQQQRIDRILNDNPYMRDLNALSGLLLG, translated from the exons atgtcaaCAACGCGGCCCTTCCCAGGCATGAAGCGAGTCACCGAGCTAACCTGCGCAGTGTCGCCGGGGAACAGCCGCGCTCCTGCCGCTAGTAAACTCCTGCCAGAGGCGTGGACCATCGACGAATTTACAGTACATGAAGGCAAAGAAGCGGAGTTAAAATGCGCAAAGTCTCGAGTCGAACAAGTTTTCCAGGTAGCATTTACAATTATTGGCCTGTTGGACCACACTGTTGGAGCCCACGGAAGTAAAGCGTCTAGGCAAATCTGGCTTCagctgaaggggaaaaaagaggatgTATCGAAAGCAAAG GAGTATGTTAAGGGCCTTTGTGACCCAGAGCTGCAAAAAGAAGAGAGATATCCAGTGGACATGCATTGCATCTTCGCTGGTGCTGGTGGCCTCTTTCTGGACCATTTGCTGCGAGACACAAGCGCTGAGGTGCAGGTGCTAGAGCCGGGCCGTCTGCGGCTGCTGGGTTGTGCCGAAGCCGTGGTAATGGCACAGAGCCGCGTGCAGCAGTTTGTTGCCCTCTTCCAAGAGAAACGTAGCTTGCCAGCTGACCGGGAGCCCTCAGTCAAGCGAACCTTTAAGAACTTTGTGGAGGAGCGGGCAGACAAATATACAATGGAACTGTTGCTTTTACCTAGTGCCCTAAAGGAGGAGCTTCTGGGGCTTGCGCAGAGCCCTACACAGCTTAGCGTAGACTTGGAGCAGGACCGCTCTCAGACCAGCACTCCCGTCACTGAGCTCTCCAATCGAATCCTGGTTGCAACCTTTGAGGAGAAGTCATCCGCAAAGGACAAGGCTTCCTTTGAGGACAAGGCGTGCAGTCCTGTGCCCGTGCCTGACGTGCTGGTCCTGAACGGGCGGCCAACTCACAAGCGGCGCTCATCCGAGAGTGAGCAAAGGGACACCAAAAGGCAGTACTCACTGGAGAGAAGGGACGAGGACCAGGACAGAGAGAAAACCCGTGATGACAGCCAGACACGGACAAGGCCACCTGGCAGGATGGTGTTGGACACTGGTGATACATCTGATGAGGGTGAAGCCGTGAGCCCTGAGACCAACCTGCGGTGTCTGGTGAACTTCTTCAGAACCATGGGCTACCAGCAGGATGTGGTAGAGCGGGTAGTGCGTGAAACAGGCCAAACTGAAGACACCTTCCTGCTGCTGGAGCGCATTGTGGAGGAGAGCCACAAGAGCCAAAAGAGCCAGGAGACCTCCACTATAGCTAACCCATGTCCCTCTACCAACTCCACTTACACTCGGCTCAAGGAGAAGGAACGGGTGCAAGGTCGAGCTCTAACAGAGATCAAGCTAAAGGAGAATATCAAGGTGCCCAGCAGTAATGGTTGGAGCCAAAAGAGCCAGACAATCAGTGCTGCATCAATGGACAATGACGACGATGTCATAGAGATCGGGAGAAAATGCAGGACTGTTGGGCCTCTTGATCTTAAATCGGACTCCAGGTTTGATTACCTGTCACGAGGTGGCTCACAGACTGTGGGGCCCATACGGATGGAGGCTGTGACGGCACTGCGCAGTTCTGCTATGGAAACACGACCAAGCTGCTCCTACCAGACCTGTCCACGAGTCCCACTACCCCACACTGAGCCATCAGCACTGCCAAAGGCCATTCCTCTTACAGGGATGTCCCGCTTTCAGCAGTCACTGCGAACCCCCTATCGACTGGTCCTGCAGGACGTACCCGGGCAACCAGACCTCCGGCACATCATCATAGACGGCAGCAATGTGGCCATGGC ACATGGACTCCATCGAGTCTTCTCTTGTCGCGGGATTGCCATTGCTGTGGAAGCCTTCTGGCGAAGGGGACATCGAGAGATCACTGTCTTTGTACCACAGTGGAGGCAGAAAAAAGACCCCAACATAACAG AACAACACTTCCTTAATCAACTGGAGGACTTGCGGTTGCTGTCCTTCACCCCCTCTAGAGAGGTCTGTGGGCAAAGGATAACTTCACATGATGACAG GTTCTTGCTTCATTTGGCAGAGAAGACAGGAGGCATTATTGTCACTAATGACAACCTGAGAGACTTTGTTACACAGTCTGAGGCTTGGAAAAAGATCATACAAGAGAG ACTCTTGCAGTTCACCTTTGTGGAGGATCATTTCATGATCCCAGATGATCCTTTGGGAAAACACGGGCCTCTCTTGGAGCATTTCCTGCGCAAAGACAGCCG AGCCGTTGCTAGTCCTCTCATTCCCCCACTGAGGATGGACCTGAAGGCCACGCCTTCAGTTCATGCCCAGACACATGCCCCGTTGCCCACTCAGTCCAGATCAGCATCACACTGGCCCCATTCTGGCCCACCTGACTGGCATCCGCCTCGTCTGTCCTCTTCTCCACCTCCACAGCGCACACTTTCAGAAACTACAGAGCTGAAGAAGAAGCTGTACGACATTTTCCCTGACCAACAGCAGCGCATCGACCGCATCCTCAATGACAACCCTTACATGAGGGACCTGAATGCTCTGTCAGGCCTCCTGTTGGGCTGA